In Parasegetibacter sp. NRK P23, the genomic stretch GAAGAATGGAACAAACAATATGAAACCCTGCTCCGGCTGGGAACCGTCGATAAAAACACGCTTCGGCTCTCCGATAAACACTGGAACCTGATCGATCATTACCTCGGAACAGAAGCGGGGGAAAAACCCATTCTGAAAAAAGATTTCACGGTAAAATGGCAGCAACACCAACAGCAACCGGGCACCGTATTCCAGGTTCCCGGCGAGGTAAAAGCCAACCTGCGCGACTACCAGAAGGCCGGCTTCGAATGGTTCTGTCTGCTCGACGAAGCCCAATGGGGCGGCTGTCTTGCCGATGATATGGGATTGGGTAAAACATTGCAGACCATCAGCTTTCTCCGTTTCTTATTGAAAAAATACCCGGGAGAAAAACACCTGGTAGTTTGTCCAACCTCACTGATGTACAACTGGGAGGCCGAACTTAAAAAGTTTACGCCGGATGTTGCTTACGCCATTTATCACGGTGCAGACAGGCGTTTTTCCACGGTGGAATCGGAAGAACACAGCATCGTGATTACGAGTTACGGCACCATCAGGTCAGACATCGCGAAGTTCATGCAGCACAGTTTCGGGTATGTATTCCTGGATGAAAGTCATGTCATCAAAAACCCCGACTCCCTCACCGCAAGAGCCGTATTACAATTGAATGCGCGGAACCGCATCATCCTGAGTGGCACACCGATCCAGAACAATACGATGGATCTCTACACCCAAATGCAGTTCATCAACCCGGGACTACTCGGCAACAAAGCGGCGTTCCGCGACCTGTTCGTTCAACCGATCGATAAGTTCGGGGATGCGTCGCGCACCGCTGAACTCCGCAAACTGATTCATCCATTCCTGCTGCGCAGGACAAAAGAGCAGGTAGCTACCGACCTTCCGGCCAAAACAGAGATCATCCAATGGTGCGAAATGACGGAAGCTCAAAAACGCATATATGATACCGTTAAAGAACAATACAGGGAGACTTTGTTGGGAAAAGTAAAAGAAGAAGGTATCGGTTCCAGCACTGTATATATCCTCGAAGGGCTTACACGGCTGCGCCAGGTATGTAATGCGCCGCAATTGGTGCCGGGCTACGAAGACATTACCGATATGCCGGTAAAAATGGAAGAGTTGCTCCGCTCCCTCAACGAGATCGGCGAAGGACATAAGGCCCTCGTATTCTCCCAGTTCACGGGAATGCTGAAGCTGATTGCACAAAAACTGGAAGAGCAGGGCATTCCGTTCCTCTACCTCGATGGGCAAACGAAGGCGGAACACCGGCAACTGCTGGTGAAACAGTTCCAGGAAACCAATGACCACCCGGTATTCCTGATCTCTTTAAAAGCAGGTGGCGTGGGGCTTACACTTACCGCGGCCGACTACGTGTACCTCGTGGATCCCTGGTGGAATCCCGCCGCAGAGCAACAGGCCATCGACCGGACGCACCGCATCGGGCAACAACAAAAAGTATTCGCCTACAAAATGATCTGCCGCGATTCCGTGGAAGAAAAAATACTGCACCTCCAGGAAAGGAAGAAATCACTTTCTGAAGAACTGATCAGTGAAGATTCCGGCTTCATCAAAAAACTCACGGAAGAAGATATCGCTTACCTATTTGGCTGATTTTCTCCTTTGCAGTTCTTTTTTGATCAGGCCCAGTTCCCGACCGGTTTGCCCGGATACGGAACTGTTTTCCTGCGCCCTGCGCATCAGGTAAGGAATCACATCTTCGATGGGCCCGAACGGCAGGTATTTACTCACCGGGCAACCCGCCTCAGCGAGGTTAAACGTAATGTTATCGCTCATCCCATACAACTGTGAAAAATGGATGTGGGGATAATCCATTGGCAATCCACGCTGCGCCAGGAGCTTAGTGGCGTATAAGTTGCTGTATTCGTTGTGTGAGGCCACGATGAGTCCGATCTCCTCGAGGTGCGCGATGGCATATTCCAGCGCCAGGTTATAATCTCTGTCGCTGGCCTCCTTACTAGGTTGAATGGGTGAAGCATAGCCCATTTCAGCGGCGCGTTTCCGTTCCTTTTCCATGTAAGCGCCGCGTACGATTTTCGCGCCCAGCAGGAAGTTCCTGCTTTTCGTTGTTTGGTGACTGTCTTTGAGGAATTGCAGCCTGTCGTGGCGGTACAATTGAATCGTATTGTACACCACCACTTTTTCCTTGTTGAACAATGCCATCATCTGCATGGTGAGCGCATCCACCGGGTCCTGTATCCAGGATTCCTCGGCATCCACGAGTACACCTATTCCTTTTTCAGCCGCGGCGGTGCATATCCTTTGCATACGCGCCACCACCTTGTTCCATTCTTCTTTTTCTTCAGGCGTAAGCGCCTCTGTATGCACCGTTCCTTCAAAACCGCTTTTATCGCCGGAGGCGGCATCCAGTTTTTCGAGCAGGGCGAACCTGGCAAAACCGGTCACCTTGATGCTCATGAAGGGTATATTCTTTTGCGTGGCGGCGTATTCAATCACCCGGATGAACTCGTCGGTAGCATGGTCAAATCCATGTTCTCCGTCTTCTCCTCCTTCTACTCCGTAATCCAGGATCACCTGCACGTGGTAGGCGCCGAGTTTATCCGCGACTTTTGCAGTCTGTTCCAGTGTTTCACCACCTACGAATTGTTCGAAGATGGTATTCCTGATGATTCCTTTTACGGGAAGCCCGGATTTTATGGCCCAGGGCGTAAGACGTGTACCGATCTTCACCAGTGGCGCGATGCCCATACAGGAAAAGAGAAAATGCGCTTTTTTAAGATCCTTGTCAGATTTATATGCAAATGCATTGGCTGTATTATCGAATGATAATGCAGGGTGTTGATTCATACAGGCTGATTTAACAGAGCGCAAAAGTACAGCATCTGGGCCTGACTGCGCACCGTTTTTTAACGTACAACGCCGAAAAACTTACCGCAATCGATTGTATGCAGTTGGCGACGTTTTGAAGCAGAAAAAGCACAGCTTCCGGACGTATGAACACGGTGGTTTGAAACAGAAAAACACCATGCGCCCATTTACCTGCACCCGCTGGCGGAAAAGGCACTATCTTCGCAAAAATTTTAAGCGGAATGGAGATCAAAGCGAAAAAAGTCAGCGATTCGGCTATTATCATGACGGAACTCGTGCTTCCGAACGACACCAATGTTTTTGGTAACCTGATGGGTGGCAGGTTGATGTATTGGATGGACATTGCTGCCGCACTGGCTGCGGGTAAACATTGCAATGCACCGGTGGTAACTGCGTCCGTTGACAATATTTCCTTTGAGGCACCCATTAAACTCGGTAATGTGGTGCACATTGAAGCGAAAGTTACCCGTGCTTTCAATTCTTCCATGGAAGTACACCTGAATGTATGGGGTGAGGACCACACGCACCAGTACAAATACAAGAGCAACGAGGCCTATTATACTTTCGTGGCGCTGGACCCCAACCGCAAGCCGCGTCCTGTTCCCCAACTCGTGGTGGAAACAGACGAAGAAAGGAAGTTGTTTGAAGGCGCGCTCCGCCGCCGTCAGATCCGCCTGATACTCGGGG encodes the following:
- a CDS encoding DEAD/DEAH box helicase, coding for MATSRKTIVITTGAGDAKKQKGEPGLLIDLTAEGNLPFVLDGILLVEDKQGKRLTRFPLLNESSLLKLNMVPKEIRTILFRCTKQALQEQTAWFREKNNETHSESTDALTAKNLLTFFYNQFQQLKPFAGMLHWFYTYIDPLLSTTAEIKKAAISAYTPKLHFHLLRTPSGKLRLLAYIDINGQSQLCSDFKQYGFLLRHRNEFFLLNLPDVEALRPFEHGGYIDQGAVPEEKFIRENILPLKEKYPVNLEVLLVKKELTTPPECLVRLSELNGSFLMIRLQWQYEEHLIDDDFNTETVIDTALERITIKRHQETEKQVRDMIRSTSPRFRTQPADYCYLPFAEAEKSQWFIKFYRKLSEQNIPVMGMETLKHFRYNQHFPTLSVKRTTKDQGYIDLQFEVMYGPEKAQLPDIKKAMQFHQPFILLKDGSLGIIPEEWNKQYETLLRLGTVDKNTLRLSDKHWNLIDHYLGTEAGEKPILKKDFTVKWQQHQQQPGTVFQVPGEVKANLRDYQKAGFEWFCLLDEAQWGGCLADDMGLGKTLQTISFLRFLLKKYPGEKHLVVCPTSLMYNWEAELKKFTPDVAYAIYHGADRRFSTVESEEHSIVITSYGTIRSDIAKFMQHSFGYVFLDESHVIKNPDSLTARAVLQLNARNRIILSGTPIQNNTMDLYTQMQFINPGLLGNKAAFRDLFVQPIDKFGDASRTAELRKLIHPFLLRRTKEQVATDLPAKTEIIQWCEMTEAQKRIYDTVKEQYRETLLGKVKEEGIGSSTVYILEGLTRLRQVCNAPQLVPGYEDITDMPVKMEELLRSLNEIGEGHKALVFSQFTGMLKLIAQKLEEQGIPFLYLDGQTKAEHRQLLVKQFQETNDHPVFLISLKAGGVGLTLTAADYVYLVDPWWNPAAEQQAIDRTHRIGQQQKVFAYKMICRDSVEEKILHLQERKKSLSEELISEDSGFIKKLTEEDIAYLFG
- a CDS encoding proline dehydrogenase family protein — encoded protein: MNQHPALSFDNTANAFAYKSDKDLKKAHFLFSCMGIAPLVKIGTRLTPWAIKSGLPVKGIIRNTIFEQFVGGETLEQTAKVADKLGAYHVQVILDYGVEGGEDGEHGFDHATDEFIRVIEYAATQKNIPFMSIKVTGFARFALLEKLDAASGDKSGFEGTVHTEALTPEEKEEWNKVVARMQRICTAAAEKGIGVLVDAEESWIQDPVDALTMQMMALFNKEKVVVYNTIQLYRHDRLQFLKDSHQTTKSRNFLLGAKIVRGAYMEKERKRAAEMGYASPIQPSKEASDRDYNLALEYAIAHLEEIGLIVASHNEYSNLYATKLLAQRGLPMDYPHIHFSQLYGMSDNITFNLAEAGCPVSKYLPFGPIEDVIPYLMRRAQENSSVSGQTGRELGLIKKELQRRKSAK
- a CDS encoding acyl-CoA thioesterase; the protein is MEIKAKKVSDSAIIMTELVLPNDTNVFGNLMGGRLMYWMDIAAALAAGKHCNAPVVTASVDNISFEAPIKLGNVVHIEAKVTRAFNSSMEVHLNVWGEDHTHQYKYKSNEAYYTFVALDPNRKPRPVPQLVVETDEERKLFEGALRRRQIRLILGGKMKPDDATELKALFGITK